One segment of Pseudomonadota bacterium DNA contains the following:
- a CDS encoding HDIG domain-containing protein codes for MKLDDNQNRAFTAPPGAAEELAAALEAATGEPAPAVLADPMPPQALREALDRVLLAARPDRGLAVLVRSGVLAAVLPEAAALVGFGEGVRHKDVWAHTLQVVRQTPARLVVRWAGLLHDIGKVATRRFETDGTVSFIGHPEIGARMFDRIARRLPFGEDERERLRFLIAGHLRAAAYEDAWTDSAVRRFARDAGANLDDLLDLARADITSKYAEKVRRGLRQIGLLADRIALLSAEDAKPAPLPKGLGTALISALGIAPGPGLGRLMERLREEVEQGRLGAQREHDHYLEYVRNNPGLLDGRPRSEEAE; via the coding sequence ATGAAGCTCGACGACAACCAGAACCGCGCGTTCACGGCGCCGCCGGGCGCCGCGGAGGAGCTCGCCGCCGCGCTCGAGGCCGCGACCGGCGAACCCGCCCCGGCGGTGCTCGCCGATCCGATGCCGCCGCAGGCTCTGCGCGAGGCGCTCGACCGCGTCCTGCTCGCCGCGCGGCCGGACCGGGGGCTCGCGGTCCTCGTGCGCTCCGGCGTGCTCGCGGCCGTGCTCCCGGAGGCGGCGGCGCTCGTCGGCTTCGGCGAGGGGGTGCGGCACAAGGACGTCTGGGCGCACACCTTGCAGGTCGTGCGCCAGACCCCGGCCCGGCTCGTCGTCCGCTGGGCCGGCCTGCTCCACGACATCGGCAAGGTGGCGACGCGGCGGTTCGAGACCGACGGCACGGTGTCGTTCATCGGGCACCCCGAGATCGGCGCGCGCATGTTCGACAGGATCGCGCGGCGGCTGCCGTTCGGCGAGGACGAGCGGGAGCGGCTCCGGTTCCTCATCGCCGGCCACCTCCGCGCGGCGGCCTACGAGGACGCGTGGACCGACTCCGCGGTGCGCCGCTTCGCGCGGGACGCGGGCGCGAACCTCGACGACCTCCTGGACCTCGCGCGCGCGGACATCACGAGCAAGTACGCGGAGAAGGTCCGGCGGGGGCTCCGGCAGATCGGGCTGCTCGCCGACAGGATCGCCCTGCTCTCCGCCGAGGACGCGAAGCCGGCGCCGCTGCCCAAGGGGCTCGGCACGGCGCTCATCTCCGCGCTCGGGATCGCGCCGGGGCCCGGGCTCGGGCGCCTGATGGAGCGGCTCCGCGAGGAGGTGGAGCAGGGCCGCCTCGGCGCGCAGCGCGAGCACGATCATTACCTCGAGTACGTGAGGAACAACCCGGGGCTGCTCGACGGGCGCCCCCGGAGCGAGGAGGCGGAGTGA
- a CDS encoding HDIG domain-containing protein, whose amino-acid sequence MRREEALELVRSRLGDGPTLAHSLACEACMRALAARFGEDAELWGLAGLVHDIDLDECAHDLERHTLVGAEVLRAAGAPEAVVDAVLGHNDKAPRVTRMAKALWVVDPTTGFVTATALIRPSRSTSDLPASSVKKRMKDKRFAAGVKREQIAACEAELGIGLDDFLAACVAAMDGVRDAIGLGGAAQNG is encoded by the coding sequence ATGCGGCGAGAGGAAGCTCTGGAGCTCGTGAGGAGCCGGCTCGGGGACGGGCCGACCTTGGCCCACAGCCTGGCGTGCGAGGCGTGCATGCGCGCGCTCGCCGCCCGCTTCGGCGAGGACGCGGAGCTGTGGGGGCTCGCGGGGCTCGTCCACGACATCGACCTCGACGAGTGCGCGCACGACCTCGAGCGGCACACGCTCGTCGGCGCCGAGGTGCTGCGGGCCGCGGGCGCGCCCGAGGCGGTCGTCGACGCGGTGCTCGGCCACAACGACAAGGCGCCGCGCGTCACGCGGATGGCCAAGGCGCTGTGGGTCGTCGACCCGACGACCGGGTTCGTCACCGCGACCGCGCTCATCCGGCCGTCGCGGAGCACGTCGGACCTCCCGGCGTCGAGCGTCAAGAAGCGGATGAAGGACAAGCGGTTCGCGGCCGGGGTGAAGCGCGAGCAGATCGCGGCGTGCGAGGCGGAGCTCGGGATCGGGCTCGACGACTTCCTCGCCGCGTGCGTCGCGGCGATGGACGGCGTCCGGGACGCGATCGGCCTCGGCGGCGCGGCGCAAAACGGCTGA